A single window of Populus nigra chromosome 17, ddPopNigr1.1, whole genome shotgun sequence DNA harbors:
- the LOC133677483 gene encoding uncharacterized protein LOC133677483, with the protein MVVKMMRWRPWPPLISKKYEVRLVVRRIEGWDRVREALAAALGTSSGGDMKDKSEKLTVEIRWKGPKLALSSLRRTVVKRDFTKEVEVYGGGGEGENGGVLVEWDEEFESLCTLSAHKENVFHPWEISFTVFNGVNQGPKNKVPGVGTATVNLAEFASAAEQKEFELRLPLMVSAGVAEPRPLLCVSLSLLELRTAHETSESVQRAIVPIPSSPQSGEAVSTEKDELSAIKAGLRKVKIFTGYVSTRRAKKACREEEGSEGRCSVRSEDGEDNYNYPFDCESLDDLEEGELDEVKEDSTVRKSFSYGTLAFANYAGGSFYPSARINAEDEDWFYYSNRKSDVGCSHSDDYTPSVSEPSLLQNSKRGILSWRKRKLSFRSPKAKGEPLLKKAYGEEGGDDIDFDRRQLSSDESLALGWHKAEEDTYANRSSVSEFGDDNFAIGRWEKKEVISRDGQMKLQTEVFFASIDQRSEQAAGESACTALVAIIADWFQNNHGLMPIKSQFDSLIREGSLEWRNLCENETYRERFPDKHFDLETVLQAKIRSIAVVPGKSFIGFFHPDGMDEGRFDFLQGAMSFDNIWDEISRTGLECPSDGEPQVYIVSWNDHFFILKVEPEAYYIIDTLGERLYEGCNQAYILKFDSNTIIHKLPNAVESSDEKTMGDQQNVPAVLEPKDQHQVNLKEEVASTSGALVTKNEEPITSEEPLKSEEEGEVMCQGKDSCKAYIKSFLAAIPIRELQADIKRGLMTSKPLHHRLQIEFHYTQYWQPLTETHATEMLIALPHPVNASISEAAV; encoded by the exons ATGGTGGTGAAGATGATGAGGTGGCGGCCATGGCCACCTTTGATTTCGAAGAAGTATGAGGTGAGGCTTGTTGTGCGAAGGATTGAGGGTTGGGATCGAGTGCGGGAAGCTTTAGCTGCTGCACTTGGGACATCGTCAGGTGGTGACATGAAGGACAAGTCGGAGAAATTGACGGTGGAGATTAGATGGAAAGGGCCCAAATTGGCGTTGAGTTCATTGAGGAGGACGGTTGTGAAGAGGGATTTTACGAAAGAAGTGGAGGTTTATGGTGGCGGTGGTGAAGGGGAAAACGGTGGCGTTTTGGTGGAGTGGGATGAGGAGTTTGAGAGTTTATGTACTTTGTCTGCTCATAAAGAAAATGTGTTTCATCCCTGGGAGATCTCTTTCACTGTCTTcaat GGTGTGAACCAAGGGCCGAAGAATAAGGTTCCTGGAGTTGGAACAGCAACGGTGAACCTCGCTGAATTTGCTTCTGCAGCTGAACAGAAGGAGTTTGAGTTAAGACTTCCGCTCATGGTCTCTGCTGGTGTGGCCGAGCCTCGCCCTTTGCTCTGT GTATCACTCAGCTTGTTGGAGTTGAGAACTGCTCATGAGACCTCTGAGTCAGTACAGAGAGCTATAGTACCCATTCCATCTTCACCTCAATCTGGAGAAGCTGTCTCAACTGAGAAGGATGAGCTCTCTGCAATTAAAGCTGGTCTCAGAAAGGTAAAGATTTTTACTGGATATGTATCTACCAGGAGAGCAAAAAAGGCCTGTCGCGAGGAAGAAGGCAGTGAAGGCAGGTGCTCTGTTAGGAGTGAGGATGGTGAGGATAACTATAACTATCCATTTGACTGTGAGTCACTTGATGATTTGGAGGAAGGAGAATTGGATGAGGTCAAGGAGGATTCTACAGTGAGGAAGTCATTCAGTTATGGCACACTGGCTTTTGCAAACTATGCTGGAGGATCTTTTTACCCTAGTGCAAGGATAAATGCTGAAGATGAAGATTGGTTTTACTACAGCAATCGCAAGTCAGATGTGGGTTGCTCACACAGTGATGATTATACCCCATCAGTCTCTGAGCCATCTCTCTTGCAGAATTCTAAGCGCGGCATTTTATCATGGCGGAAAAGGAAGTTGAGCTTTAGGTCTCCTAAAGCTAAAGGAGAGCCATTGTTGAAGAAGGCATATGGAGAAGAAGGCGGGGATGATATTGATTTTGATCGCCGGCAGCTTAGCTCTGATGAATCTCTTGCTCTTGGC TGGCATAAGGCAGAGGAGGATACATATGCAAATCGATCATCAGTATCTGAATTTGGTGACGACAATTTTGCCATAGGAAGGTGGGAGAAAAAAGAAGTGATAAGCCGTGATGGACAGATGAAGCTTCAAACTGAGGTTTTCTTTGCTTCCATTGATCAACGAAGTGAGCAGGCTGCAGGTGAGAGTGCATGTACAGCCCTTGTTGCTATTATTGCCGATTGGTTTCAGAATAACCATGGTCTCATGCCCATTAAGTCCCAATTTGATAGTCTCATCAGAGAAGGGTCCTTGGAATGGAGAAACCTCTGTGAGAATGAAACCTACAGGGAGCGGTTCCCTGACAAACACTTTGACCTTGAAACAGTTCTCCAAGCCAAAATTCGTTCTATTGCTGTTGTCCCTGGCAAGTCTTTTATCGGTTTTTTCCATCCAGATGGGATGGATGAGGGACGGTTCGACTTTTTGCAAGGAGCCATGTCCTTTGATAACATTTGGGATGAGATAAGCCGTACTGGATTGGAATGTCCGAGTGATGGTGAACCTCAGGTCTACATTGTAAGTTGGAACGACCATTTTTTCATCCTAAAGGTTGAACCAGAAGCTTACTACATTATTGACACATTAGGAGAGAGGCTCTATGAGGGATGCAATCAGGCCTACATTTTGAAATTTGACAGCAACACAATTATTCATAAGTTGCCAAATGCTGTGGAATCATCTGATGAGAAAACAATGGGTGATCAGCAGAATGTGCCAGCCGTCTTAGAACCCAAGGATCAGCATCAAGTGAACCTGAAGGAGGAGGTGGCTTCTACATCGGGGGCACTGGTAACTAAGAATGAAGAACCAATTACAAGTGAGGAACCATTAAAGAGTGAGGAAGAAGGGGAGGTTATGTGCCAAGGAAAGGATTCATGCAAAGCGTACATAAAGAGTTTCTTGGCTGCAATTCCAATCAGGGAACTGCAGGCAGACATCAAGAGAGGTTTAATGACATCAAAACCTCTTCATCATCGGTTGCAGATCGAATTCCACTACACCCAGTACTGGCAACCTTTGACTGAAACTCATGCGACAGAAATGTTGATAGCACTACCACATCCAGTCAATGCCTCCATATCAGAGGCTGCTGTTTAG
- the LOC133677178 gene encoding ubiquitin carboxyl-terminal hydrolase 8-like, translating to MNSAIQCLAHSPKLVDCFLGDYRKEINQENPIGTKGELALAFGDLLSKLWTPGRTPVAPAIFKRKLADFSPQFSGYNQHDSQGQYQSTLVCPACNKKSVTFDPFMYLSLPLPSTTMRTMTLTVLSTDGRNLPSPITVTVPKCGRLKDLNGALSIACSLRDIDEMLMVVEIYKNKIFRPMTESSDSVALIRDEDKLVAYRLPKDNQNSLLVVFMHERVERPCKFERAMPNLKLFGIPFVARLDDLSTGFDLHKLYLKLHSPLLMPAEDACDDYDDVGITTSEDSTMENVLSPTIYIGLDTGTKDDQCSCSDF from the exons atgaacagtgcaattcagtGCTTGGCACACTCCCCAAAGCTAGTTGACTGTTTCCTTGGGGACTATAGAAAAGAGATAAATCAGGAAAATCCAATAGGAACGAAG GGAGAGCTTGCTTTAGCATTTGGGGATTTGTTAAGTAAGCTATGGACACCAGGAAGGACGCCGGTGGCTCCTGCAATATTCAAGCGAAAATTAGCAGATTTTTCTCCTCAATTTAGCGGCTACAACCAGCATGATTCTCAA GGTCAGTATCAGTCAACACTGGTTTGCCCTGCTTGCAACAAGAAGTCTGTCACATTTGATCCATTTATGTACTTATCACTGCCGTTACCTTCAACAACAATGCGGACTATGACTTTGACTGTTTTGAGCACTGATGGGAGGAATTTACCATCCCCTATTACTGTAACTGTGCCCAAATGTGGGAGGCTAAAGGATCTCAATGGGGCCTTGAGCATTGCGTGTTCTTTGAGAGATATTGATGAAATgctgatggtggttgag ATatacaagaataaaatttttcGTCCCATGACTGAGTCATCTGACTCGGTAGCCTTGATCAGAGACGAAGACAAACTTGTTGCTTATCGGTTACCAAAAGATAACCAGAATTCACTCTTAGTTGTCTTTATGCACGAAAGAGTGGAAAG GCCTTGTAAATTTGAGAGAGCAATGCCAAATTTGAAACTGTTTGGCATTCCGTTTGTAGCAAGGTTAGATGATCTTTCTACTGGATTTGATCTCCATAAACTGTATCTGAAATTACATAGTCCACTTCTTATGCCTGCTGAAGATGCATGCGATGACTATGATGATGTGGGGATCACAACTAGTGAAGATTCTACAATGGAGAATGTCCTTAGCCCCACAATCTATATAGGCTTGGACACTGGAACAAAGGATGACCAGTGTTCCTGTTCTGATTTTTGA
- the LOC133676418 gene encoding uncharacterized protein At5g39865-like: protein MKSVKGRFLKKLNFIPSKSTLKQGLVSHLNSSENFSDQSLQIPPIYIQKDHKKDSLSGDFGVSKKKPESKDEELDLEINLFDKVNITPSIVSNDRLSVMDSPEAPVATDINVEQYTGNEAEKEIKGHPSLSDFEEISLPGGSQAVILYTTSLRSIRKTFEDCHAIRFLLESFKVIFHEKDVSLHLEFREELWRIMGGRVIPPRLFIKGRYIGGADEVTGLHEQGKLKNLLAGIPLNLSICPCTGCGNIRFIVCSDCNGSRKVFADDQNDETYIRCPECNENGLVKCLICS, encoded by the coding sequence atgaaatcagTGAAGGGAAGATTCCtaaagaaattgaatttcattccaAGTAAAAGCACACTGAAACAAGGTCTAGTTTCCCATCTGAACTCCTCAGAAAACTTTTCTGATCAGAGCTTGCAGATACCACCAATTTACATACAAAAGGATCACAAGAAAGACAGTCTATCTGGTGATTTTGGTGTGTCAAAGAAAAAACCAGAATCCAAAGATGAAGAACTGGACTTGGAAATTAATCTCTTCGACAAGGTGAACATCACACCCTCCATAGTATCCAATGACAGATTATCTGTAATGGACAGTCCTGAGGCCCCAGTCGCTACAGATATCAACGTGGAGCAATACACGGGAAATGAAGCTGAGAAAGAGATAAAAGGACACCCATCTCTCTCAGATTTTGAAGAGATATCTCTTCCCGGAGGAAGTCAGGCTGTAATTCTCTACACAACAAGCTTGAGAAGTATAAGAAAGACATTTGAGGATTGTCATGCTATTCGGTTTTTGTTGGAAAGTTTTAAAGTAATATTCCACGAGAAAGATGTTTCGTTGCACTTGGAATTCAGGGAGGAACTATGGAGGATAATGGGTGGCAGGGTGATTCCTCCAAGGCTTTTCATAAAGGGAAGGTACATAGGAGGAGCTGATGAAGTGACTGGTTTGCATGAGCAAGGTAAGCTTAAGAATCTCTTGGCAGGTATACCACTCAATCTGTCTATTTGCCCTTGCACTGGTTGCGGTAACATACGATTCATAGTTTGCTCCGATTGTAATGGCAGTCGTAAGGTCTTTGCAGATGATCAGAATGATGAGACATACATTAGATGCCCTGAATGTAATGAAAATGGACTGGTTAAATGCCTCATCTGCAGCTGA